The DNA sequence CCGATCGTCCCGACCGCGCCGTACTGCCAGTTCCGCGCGCGCCCGCTCGTGGCGAAGCCGTAGACGGCCGTGTAGCTCACGCCCGCCTCGGTCTTCGTGCGCGACGCGAGCCCCGCGGCGACGTTGTAGATGACGGCGTGGTCGGGCGCGAACCCGTAGCCCGGCCAGTACCATGGGTAGTACACGCAGTCGCCGTCGGAGCTCCTCGGGCTGTGGTAGTTGACGGCGAAGACGGGCTTCTCCGCGAGGCAGAAGTCGCGGATCACGCGGTTCTCGGGCTCGGAGAACGGCGCGGGACCGCGGTAGTACTCGTTCGCCGGGGTTCCGCTCCCACCCTGGCTCCAGTTCCAGTCGTAGTTCTGGTTGAGGTCCACGCCGTCGTAGGTGAGGTCGAACACGCCGTTGTCGTTGTTGTCGCGCTTGTTCTTCCGCCAGGTCGTGTCCACGCCTGCCGTCACGACGCTGTGCCCATCGGGGTTCAAGAGCGGGATGAACCAGATCTCGCAGTCGTCCACCCACCCGGTGATCGTGTCGTTCACGCCGTACCCGGTGGTGAGCTCGTCGATCATCCACAGGCACGTCTCAAGGCCCATCACCTCTTCGGCGTGGTGCACGCCGTTGTAGAGCACGACCGGCTCGTCCTCGTCGTCGGCGACGTTGTCGGAGATCTTGAGGGCGTAGATCGGGAGGGCGTCCGTACCCGTCGTGCCGAGGGTCACGAGCTTCGCGATGGACGGGTAGGCCGCCTCCACCGCCGCAAGCGCCGCCTCCGTCTCCCCGAACGTGTGATACCGGTCGTCGAGCGCGGGCCCGGGCGCGGCCCCAACGATCAGCATGACGCACGCGACCGCGCAGGCCGCGTGCCGAGCGGCGGCACTCCCCCGACAGTCTCTTCTCGCCGGCATCCGCGCCTCCCTACTTCATGAGGACCATCTTGCACGACCGTTCCTCGCCGAGCGCGGAGAGGCGGCAGAAGTACACGCCGCTCGCCGCGTCCTCGCCCCGGTCGTTCGTCCCGTCCCACGCCGCCTCGTGAGATCCGGCGGCGATCTCGCCGCTCGCCAGCGTCGTCACGCGTCGGCCGGAGATGTCGAACACCGCGAGGTCGACGACCGCCCGCTCCGCCAGCCGATACGAGACGACCGCGCGCGGGTTGAACGGATTCGGCCGCACGCCATCGATGGCGACCCTGCCGGCCGCGAAGCCGTCGTCGGGGACGCCTGACGACGGGTACGGGTCCGGCGGGTCCGTCGTGAACTTGATCGCCCGCCCCGCCGCGAGCGGCGCCGCGGCCGCCGGCCTCACGCCGAAGAACGAGTACAGGAGCCCGCCGCACTGGTCCGGCGTCTCGATGCCCACCGTGCTCCGGTTCTCCGGCTCCACGTCGGCGATCGTGTGGTACTGGAAGACGATCTCGCCGTCGCCGGTGGCCGTCGGGTGCAGCGCTGGGTCGTAGAGGATGAGTTGAAAGGTCTGGTAGCCCCCGCCCGTGCTGTAGAACGTCCCCACACGGCTCCACTCCACAACGAACCGCCCGTCCGGGAAGTACTTCGTGAGCACGGCGCCGTGGCCGATCGGGTTTCCGAGCGAGTCCACGTACGCCGGCACGAGCTCGTCCCAGAACGGCGCGATCATCGCGTCCGGCCCGAGCGGGCACGGGATGACCGTGTTCCTCGGCTGGTGCTCCCACACGGGCGCAACGCCGAGCCCGACGTTGCCGTTCGAGCACACGGAGATGTCCGCGAAGTCCTGGCCGTAGTATCTGAACGTGAAGGGCAGCGGCACGGTCACGATGGTCTCGAACGCAAGCCCGAGGTCCGTTCCGGAGCCGCCGTAGGCCGGGTCGATCTCGACCCACGAGTAGGTCGGCTTCTCGCCGTACGCGGCGTCGGTGTTGTCGTAGGCGAAGTACCCGTAGGCGTCCGGGCCAAGGGGAGTGCTCGAGGTCGGCGTCCCGACGACGAGCGGGAAGGTCACGAACTGCGAGAGCCCTGCGGGGCCGGACAGGTTGAGGATCATCGTGAACTCGTGGCCGATCGCGACGCCGGACGCCGCGCTCACAGAGAACGTGTTCGACGCGTTCGATCCGGTGCCCTCGGGCGGGATCGTCCCCCACGACCCGGAGGCGTCGGTGACGGAGAGCCCGCTCGTCGGCCCGACGAGGGCTCCGGAGAGCCAGCCCGCGGCCAGCCGTCCCCGGTTCGCCAGCGTGACGGTGAGCGTGGCCGACTCGCCCGGGTCGAGCACACCGTCCCCGCCGTCGGCCACGACCGCGACGACGAACTCGAGGAGCGGCGCTCCTGCCGTCAGCCGCACCTCGCTCGTCCACGACTGCTCGGACGCGGTCCGCACGAACAGCCAGAACAGGAGCTCGGTGCCGTTCGCGATCCCCCCGGGCATGTCGAAGACGAACGGCGCGTCGCCCAGGGCGGTGGCCCCGGCCGCGATCGCGCCGTACGACGCGCTGCCGTCAACCACGACGACACCCGACGGTGAGACTGGCACGAGCTTGCAGGTCACGCCGGTCGCGCCCGCGGTCCCGTAGTTCTTGAGCGTCACGGCCAGCTCGACCCGCTCACCCGGGTTCACGACGCCGTCACCGTTGCCGCTGGAAGGCGCCACGGCGTCGTCGTCGACGGCGTGGGCGTGCCACCCGACCGTCGTGGCCTGCTGCACCACCGTCACCGTGCCCACGTACGGCTTGCAGTTGACGGCGTTGACCGTGACGCGCACGTCCCCGGCCGTCGAGGCGAGCAGTGGCACGGAGATCGTCCGCGCGCCCCGGAGCGCCCTGACCTCGTACGACTCGTTCTCCTTCCAGACGATGACCTCGGCCTCAGGCACCGGCGCCCCCTCGGCGTCCGTGACAGTCACGACGAGCCGGTTCACGCCGAGCGCCACGGTCGGGCTGTGCGAGACGACGAGCTGCTTCGGCGCCGCCGTGCGGAGCTGGAGGTGGGGGTCGCCCAGTGTGTTGTACACGTTGAAGTAGAACTCCACGTCCTGCACCCGCGCGGTGTCGAGCGGGAAGTTCCGATAGACCTCCATCTTCCCGCGGAGGAGGGCCTGCCCGAAGTGCGCGAGACCCTCGTTCAGGATGCCCTGGTAGATGCCGGCATCGATCGCGTTGTTCCACTTCGTGGACGTCCTCCACTCGGTCGGACCGGTCATGACCGGTCCTCCCCGGAGAGCCGAGGGCGTGCCGGAGCGGATCCACGTCTCGCCGAAGCACGGCTGCGGCCCGCGGTCGAAGTTCCCGGTCCCGCAGACGATGCTGGTCATGACGGGGAGCATCTTCCCGTTCGACAGCGCGTCGATGTCGGTCCTGTAGAACGCCGGATACTCCCACCCGTCCGCGTTCGCCCACCCGCGGTAGTTGACGAACGACACGCCGCTGTTGATGGCGTTCCTGATGGGCACGGACGAGGTCACGGGCGGGTAGAAGATGGTGTCCACCTGCGCGTACCCGTGCTGAAGGAACATCTCCCCGATCCTGAGGACCGTCTGGCGCGGCGAGGTCATGCGGGCGCCCGTGGCGTAGTTCCCGGCGACCGCGAGCGACCGCGTGTACCAGTCGTTGTTCGCCGCGTCGCAGTCGCGCTCGTACGAGAGGACCTTCAGGCACGCCACGACCGCTTCGGTCGTGCTCGAGACCGACATGCGCCCGACCATGACGTCCGGGAAGTAGTCGCCCCCCTCGAGCTCGGCGTACGGGTGGTCGGTCGCATCCAGGATCGTCGTCCCCTGCACGTAGAAGCACGGGATGGGCGGGCCCCCGCTCGCCATGGTGTCGCCCACGAGCAGCACGTAGTCCGGCGGGCTCTCCCAGGTGTCGTACGCGGTCTGGATGAAGGCCTTCACGTCGGCCGCGGTGGGGTTCGCGCCGATCTGCGAGAGCAGGACCACGACGGTCTCGATGCCACGCCGCTGCTTCCACTGCACGAACTCCGCGATCGACGCGGCGAACGCGTCGCGCGTGATGATGAGATAGGTCCCCCGCCTCACCTCGGCACGCGGCAGGCTGTCGTAGTTGAGAACGAGACTGCTGTAGAGAGGCTCGAAGGCCTCCGAGCGGAACGGACGCTCGACCCCCTTGGGGTTCGCGCCCTCGCCGCCCGTGAAGCGCAGATCCACCTCGACACGCTCCGCGACGACGAGCGCGCGCTCCACCGGGTTGTAGCGCACCGGGAACACGCGCACCTGGACGAGCCTGAGGTCCCGCATCACGGCCGGCTCACCGACCGAGGCGACAACCGACGGGTAGACCGCATCCGTGCCATAGAACCCGGGATCGGCGACCGCCTCCGCCGGCTCCTCGCCCACCCTGGCGAAGGGCGCCGCCGGCCCGACATCGAGGCCCGAGACGACGCGCTCGCCGATGACGCGCGCTTCAAGCTCCACCCCGCCGGTCGCGGGAACCGCGATCAGGTAGGAGAGCACGGGGAGATCAGGAAGACCGGGCTGTTGCATGGTCGTTGCGCCGGGGAGCGCGAGGTCCACGGCGCCGAGGCGCCCGCCCTGTCGCTCGTTCACGAACACGCCGGGGACCTCGACCTCGAGGCGCACGCCGTCCACGCCCGACGCGAGCACGCGCGCCGCGGGTCCCTCCTCGACCGGGCTGGCGATCTCGAGCCACTCCCTGGCTGCGGCGGAGGCCGACAGCGCGACCACGATGCAGAGCGCGAGCGTGACGTTCCCAGGTCTCACCGTTCTCTCCTTCCCCCGAAGCCGCCGCCCGATGCCGTGGCCGCCGGGCCACGGGCGCGCGGTCACTCCTCCTCTGCGATGACAAGCCCCCAGTCCCTGTCTGCGATGTACACGTGCGTGTCGGTCACGAAGACCGCGTTGGCGTACGGCGTCGCCAGCGAGCCCGCCGCGGTCGGCGCCGGCGGGTCGCTCACGTCGAACACCTGGAGCCCGCCGGTGTGGCAGGCCACGTACAGCATGTCGTCCCGGCAGAAGGCCGTGACGGCGTTGCCTCTCGTCTCGATCGTCGTCACGATCTCAGGCGCCGTCGGGTCGGACACGTCGACCACCTGGACGCCCGCCCGCCAGTCCGCCACATAGGCGTAGTTCCCCGCGGCGGCCACGCCCCGCGCCTCGCCTGGGGTATCAACGCCGCCGAGGCGCGCCGCGCTCGTCGGGGTCGTCACGTCGAACAGCACGAGCCCGAGCTGCTCGGCCGCCACAAACGCCTTGCCTCCGTAGAGGCACACTCCACGCGCGCTCCCTTGCGTGTCGCCCTGGTACACCCCGTTGCCGAACCACGCCTGATACGCGGGGTAGTAGCGCATCTCCCAGATCCTGAACCCGCCCTCGCCGTCGGCCGCGAAGATGTAGTGGAGGAGCCCCGGCGTGGCCTCGATGATCTCGAGATCGCGGGCGCGGGTGCCCTGGCAGTAGGTCAGGTAGACAGGGCTCGCCGGATCACGAACGTCGAACGCGACCGCTCCCACGCTCCCGTCGGTGACGTAGGCCATCCGGTCCGTCGGCGCGTAGTCGCAGCCGCTCGCGTCGAAGAGGATCGGCCCGCTCCCCAGCACGCCGGGCGCCGCGGGGTCGGCCACGTCCACCAGGACGAGTCCCTGCTGCCCGGCCGCGATGATGGCCATGTCGCCGGCGACCTTCACGTCCTGGGCGTACCCGGCGATCGCGGCGGTCCCTACGATGCGATACCCCGTCGAGTCCCCGCCGTCGGCCGGGTTTCCTCGGCGCGCGCACCCGGTCAACACCGCCAGGATCGCCCCGACGACGAAGAGCGCAACGGCGCCCCCCACCCGGCCCAACCACCCCGGACGGCGCTTACTTCTGATTATACCATCAGTTATGCGTCCAGTCAAGGAAGTGCACCCCTTCCACTGAGAGCCTGACCCCCAGTCTGTAGGCCTCGAAGTCCTTCGTCGCCCCGATGTCCGGCACAGCGTCGGAGTGCGCCTCGCGCGTTCTCCGCTCGCCGAAGAGCTCGACGCTGGCTCTCTCCGTGAGCCTGAGCTCCACACCGCCCGCAAGCGTGAAGTACGTGTCGTCCCGCCCCGCGTGGTACGGGTCGTCCGCCCGGCTCTTCTCCGTGAGGTAGAACCTGCGGGCGACCGCCCCGCGGAACCGCACGATGGCCTCCCGGCCCCAGAGCTCGCCCGCGGCCAGCCTGACATGGACCTCGTACTGGTCCTGATCGTAGGTCGTGTCGCTGTCGTCGGACATGCCTCGGGTTTCGCCTGGCTCGTCATATCCCTTCGCCGCGGACTGCCTGAGTGAGTACCCCAGATCCACCCTGAGCCCGGCGCGGGGGCGGACGGTGCCCCGGACGCCCACGGTCATCACCCTGGCGTCGTACTCGACGAACGCCGGGTCGTACCAGTACTGCTCGTACTTCCAGTGCCCGGCGACGTCAACGGGCAGCGAACGGTCGCTCCCCATCTCCACGCCGAAGCCCTGCTTGGCGAAGCTGCACGCGCGGTAACCTCCCGTCCCATCCGCGTCGGCGTCCCACAGGGCGCGGACGTGATAGTCGGGGATCGCCTCATAGCCGAGGGAGAAGTACGCCACCCGATGCCGGCGCTCCACGAGGCGGGCGCTGAGCCTTGCGAAGCTCTTCTCCGTGTTGACGGCGGCGAGCCTGAGGTCCGCGCCGAGCGTGAGGGCCGTGCTTCGCGCGCCCGGCTCCTCCCTCACGAGGGAGACCGATACGCCGGGCTCGAACCGCACGTCGTCGGCGGACTCGATGGGGAAGCGGTCGGGGCGTTCGCCGTCGAGGAGGTCGTCGATGTCCGCATCGGAGTACCTGAACAGGTTCGAGTCGTACGCGACGCCCAGCCTGAACGAACCGCCGAGCTTCGTGCGAGGGCCGGGGACCGAGACCGCCGCGGAGAGCAGGTTGAGATCGAGGACGCCGTCCGTCGGGCGCACGAGCGTCAAGCTGACCACGTGTCTGCCCTGCGGGATGCCACCGTCGAGCGTCAGGCGCACCGGCCTGCCCGCTCGCGTCCCCGGGATGTTCGGGTACGACGCGGTCCCGGCGGCGGCACGAAACACGTGCCTCGTCCGCGCCCGCCCGTCCAGGCTGAGCTCGACCTCGACGTCCACTGGACTCGGCTGCGCGCTCGCCGCGTCCGCACCCACCCCCGAAGTCCTCGGGTCGAACCGCCATCGCGCGATGGCCTCGAACGACGCGGGGCCCTGCATCGTGACCGTGATCGGCCGCCCGGCGGCCAGGGGATAGTACCGGTACAGGGCGCCCGAGATCTCGATGGCGACCGGCGTCACGGCACCGTCCGGGACGAGCTTGGCGGCGCCCGCCGGCGACGCGGCGGCGAGGAGCGCGAGGACAAGCGCGAGCGCGGCCGCCCCGTCACGGAGCATCGCGCACGTCCCCGCGTGGGATGTTGAAGCTCAGCGCCACGCGCCCCGCGGGCGGCTCCGCGAGCCGGAACACCAAGGCGTGAGACCCCTCACCCACCTCCATGCTGATGTGACGAAGCGCGCCCGGGACGACGTCCGACCGGTCGCGGCAGAGGACGCTCGTGGACGGTCCGGCCTCGATCCTGTAGAGCACCTCATGGCCGCCCGCCTCGCTCACGCCGATCGCGTAGGACTCGCGCTTCGTCGCCCCCAGGTCGAACAGAAGCCGGGTGTTCACCCTGACGGTCGTCGGACCGACGACGTCAACCACGATGGGCGCGACGGCGCTGAGCACGTGGTATGCCAGCTCCTTGCCGCCCGAGAGAAGCACCTCGACGGGCGCGCCGCCGCGCGGCGCGATGCCGGCCTGGGGTGCATCCCCGCTCGACGACGCGAACACCCTCGCGTCCACGCGCGCGAGCCCACCGGCCCGAAGCTCGTAGGAGTGTCGGCCCGTCGGCACGTCGATGTAGAGCCGCCGCACGACACCAGGGCGGACGCTGTCGAGCACGACGTAGAACGCCCGCTCCGCAGGAACCGTGTCGAAGTCGCGCGTCTGAACCACCACGCCGTCGCGGACCACGGAGACGGAGTACGAGTCCTTCTCCCTGCTGTTCGGGATGACGAGCCGCGTGAGCACCTTGAGTCGCTTCGGCCCCTTGACCGAGAACGAGAGGGCCCGCGTCGCGTCGAATCGGTGATACGTCGCCTGCGTGCCGTCGACCATGAGCGCCGAACGCGAGGCGTAGCCCGTCAGTGGGACGGACCTCCACTGGGGCGTCGACGACGCAGCGCTCGCCGCGGAGCCCGCGGCGAGCGCGCCCGCGAAGAGCGCGACGGCGAGACCGAGCCTCATGGTGCCTCCGTGCGAGCGGGCCGCCGGAAGATGTAGTGCTTGAGGTCGAGCCGGACGACCGCGAAGATGAGGAAGCCGTAGAGGACCGCGAGCACACCGGCGAGCGGCGTGTTGTAGCGATCCTGGTAGAAGACCGCCCCCGTGCCCACCGCCGCCGTCGGCGCGATCTCGCCCGAGAGCCCGTAGCGCGCGATGAGCGCGTCGGCCCCCGGGGCATGGATGATCGGTACGCCGCGCTGCGCCATCCGCGCGAGAACCCCACGGCGCGGGAAGTGCCTCGTGGCGAGCCGCCGCGTCAGCCCGGGGCGCACGAGCTGCCCGACCTGCGCGCTCCCCAAGCTCGCGAGCCCGCCGCCGACGTTGATGTACGCGCGGTATCCATCATCGCCCACCGCGCCCGCGTACACCTCCATCCGGCGCCGGATGGCCGCGTCGAGCGTGCGCTCGACGATCGGCGTCACGCCGTTCCTCGCGATGGCCGCGTCCACGAGGGCCCGCCCTTCCTCCGAGAGCCCCCGCCCCGCATCATCGCCGCCCCCCCGCGACGCAGCGATCGACCGGTGGGAGATGACACGCTCACGCACGAGCACGCTCTCCATGTCGAGCCAGGTGAGCTCCGGGTCGGTCGCGCCCCACATCGACGCGCCCACCGACGATACGATGACGGGGATCGCGCCCACCGTCTCCACGGCGATGATCGCGCAGGCGTTCAGGAGCGGAAAGGACCCCGTCATCCCGAGGGCGACATGGTCCCCCCTCCGCACGTCGGCGTCGCGCAGGAGCTCGACGAAGACGGCCGCGAGATTGGGGTCCAGCGCGCGGAGCTTCTGCTCGGGCGAGCCGCGGTCCGTCGTGATGAGCGAGAACCGAAGCCCCACGAGCCCCGTCTGGGCCGGGTCGTTCACAGGATCGATGGGAAGCCCCGCGGCCAGGCGCTCCGCCCTGATCACGCGCAGCGCGCGCTCGGCCCTCGCGGCCGCCTCGCTCTTCTCGGCGAAGTGCGGCTGCACGGCAGGCGCCTTGGCCCTCTCGGCGACGATGAGAAGCAGCACACCGACCGCTGCGAGCGCCGCGAGGGAGGCGACGTGTACCTTACCAGGCTGGTACTTCAATGGGCACCCCTCCGACCGCGACCATGAGAGCCAGCCGCACGAGGACCGCGGCCATGACCATGGCCGCGAGCGTCCTCGCCGCCCCCTGCTTCTCCATCCAGTAGGCGAGCAGCCCCGGGATGATGTACCCGATGGCCTCGAAGCTCAGGATCTCCGGCAGCTCGGGCCGCCCGAAGATCACTCTCGTCAGGTGCCCGCAGAGGAACCCGATGAGGATCGCGAGGACGAGGTGACGCCGGCCGTACATGAGCATGAGGCGCCCGAGGAGCCTCACGACGAGGAAGGTGACGATCGCGGCCGCGACCGTTCCGACCACCCGCCAGGGCTCGGCAAGCGCCAGCGCGATGTAGCCGGGGACGACCATGCCGCCGGCCGCAAGGCCGAACGCTTCCGAGAAGATCAGGCTCATGAGAAGGCCGATGCCGATCGCGACGGGTATCACTCGCCTACGTCCTCCTCCATCTCCGCCGGGCGGGAGGCTCGCGGTCCGACCGTCTCGGCCACGGCGTCACGCCCGCCTGCTCCTCGCCTTCACCAGCCCCACGAGCTCGCCGCCGACGCCACCGATGTTCCCGACGCCCACGACGAGCGAGCGCGCCTCGGTGAACTCCAGGATCTTCGCGTAGATCTGCTCCGCGGAGCAGCCCGCCATATCGATCAAGGCCTCGTCCGGCACGCCCCGCCTGCGGGCGCCGGCGAGCACAGGATGCGTAAGCGCCCCGGCAAGAATGAAGCGATCTGCCTTGAGGTCGCTCCCGAGCATCTGCCCGTACTGCCGCGCGCGATCGTGGCGGTCGGCCCGCATCGAGACGACGCCGATCACCGTCCGCGAGCGGTCGCCCTCGGGCACGATCACGCGCCAGATGGCCGCCGTCGACTCGGGGTCGTTCGCGGCGAACCCGTTGACGAACTCGATCTCCTTGCCCGCCTCCCGCACGCGGTGGATCGTGAGCGCCCCGACGTCCGGCGCGGCCGTCCGCATGCCCGAGAGCGCGGTCTCGCGCGGGACGCCGAGGCGCTCGCACACCGCGAGGGACAGCGCGATGTTGTCCGCGTGCTCGACGTGGCCGAACCCCGAGGTGATGTCCGTCCCGAATGCGGCCGGTTCCACCTCGCGGAACTCCGCCCGCCGCTCCCGCGCGGCCGCGGCCAAGACGGCCTGCCGTTCGTGCTCGGAGGTGAACAGGACTCCCCCGGCGGGCGTGGTTCCGGACAGCGCGATCGCCACGTCGCGCACCGTCGGCCCCATGACGTCAAGGTGGTCGGGCCGCGCGTTCGTGATGACGCCGATCGTGGAGCGCAGGATGCGCTGCTCGCACACCACCTGAAGCTCGGGCATGACCGCCATGCACTCCATGACGATGGCCCGGGCGCCCTCCTGTCTGGCGCGGCGGACGATCTCCAGTTGCTCCCTCACGTTTGGGGGGCCGGCGCGCGGGATGGGCTCCTCGGTGCCGTCCGGGTGGATGTACCGCGCCGCCGACCCAGTCGTCTTCGCCACCGTGCGGATGCCCCCGGCCCGGAGGCCGGCCGCGATGAGCCGTGTCACGGACGACTTGCCCCTCGTGCCGTTCACGTGGACCCTGATGGGGATCGCGCGGAGGTTCCTCAGGTGGGCGCGGTACTCCAGGATGCCGTAGGCGACGTAGGCTGCGAGAAGGATGGCTACGAGCAGCATGGAACCCGTGACCCTCCCCGGGTACGGCGGCACACGCGATGTGAGCGTAAGCAGAGAGACTAGCAGGCGGTCCCAGGCCCGTCAACAAGCAGGGACGGGCCCGAACGGGCCCGTCCCTGTACTGCAGACTCCTGTGGAACCGGCAAGGCTACCTGTACAGGGCCTTGATCGTGCCCCAGCTTCCGTCCTCCACCGGCGACGGCTCGGCGCCGCCGATCTTGAGCCACTTGATCGCCCAGCCGCGGTAGTTGACCGACGAGTCGGACCCGAAGAAGAACCCGACGTGGATGGTCTGGCCGACGTACTGGGTCAGGTCGAAGCAGTGGCGCACGAACGTCGTGCTGTTCCCGTTGAAGCACGGCTCGCTGGGCGTCAGGCACTGGATCGAGGTGGCGCCGCTGTACACGACACCGGGGTACCCCCCGGCCGGCGCGATGCGCGTCCAGGTGGTCCCGCCGTCGGTCGAGACCCGCACGTTGCCGCCGTCCCAGGTCTCCATGTAGTAGTAGTGGCACAGCTCGAGGCACTTGCAGTCCGGCGTGATCGTGAACGGCCCGACCACGGCAGCCTCGCCCTTCGAGTTCGGGTAGTTGCCGGCGAGGTTCGTGATGAGCACGTTCGTCCTCGGCACGCCGTTGCATGCCACGGTCGGGACCGACCCGACGGGCATGCCCCACGCCCACGGCACCGGTCCGCTGCCGCACGGCCGGCTGTACCAGCCGTTCGGGCCCTGGTTGAAATCGAGGAAGTAGCAGTTGTGCGGGAACGGGCAGCACGGCGGAGTGGTCTCAGTGCACGTGACGGTCAGCGTCCAGGTGGCCGGATACGTCGGCGCGGTGCCATACTGGTCAACCACGATGTAGTAGGTGCCCGCCGGGACCATGGACACTGTGGTCGAGATGTGGCCGCAGAACGGATTGCCGAAGTTGGTCGCCTCGTCGCATGCCGACAGGATGAACACGTCGGGATCGTTCGTGTAGTTCGACAGCGTCGCGGTGAATGACCACACGTTGGGACCCGGGAGCGTCAACGTGTAGACGACCTCGCCGCCGCCCTCGTTCCATGCGCACCCGTTGTAGAGCAGGACGTTGCTGGTGAGGCCCGCGTTCGTGCCGGTCACCGGCACGCCGCACTGGATCGGGATCGCGTTCGAGCAGTTCAGAAGGCCGCGCGTCTGTTGGAACACGGGCCCCTCGGGCTTCTCCTTCGTGTCCGCGGCGGCCGGGAAGACGACCGCGGCGATGAGAAGCAGGCTCATGAGCACTGTGACAAACCGCATGGACAACCTCCTCGCTCAGAAGGTCTCTCGTTCCGGGACACTCTCCCCCTGCATTGCTCGCCGCCGTGGCCCGCCTCCTGTCGGCCGGCGGCACGACCACCTGTCCACTCCTCCGGGACGGTGCTGCACAACCCCACCGTCCACATCCAGCTCGGACAAGAGTATACCGCAAGAGAGCCGGCGGGTCAAGCACTCAGGAGCACCGAGCCTCTGAGGGCCGCATCCTGCCTCGGTGAGCAACCGCACACCGAACACGGCGAAGGCCGCCGGCAGTCGCACCGGCGGCCTTCAGGCAAGTGGCGGGGCCGACGAGATTCGAACTCGCGACCTCCTGCGTGACAGGCAGGCGTTCTAACCAGCTGAACTACGACCCCGCAAGGCTCTCCGAGAATCT is a window from the Candidatus Effluviviaceae Genus I sp. genome containing:
- a CDS encoding carboxypeptidase regulatory-like domain-containing protein, which encodes MLIVGAAPGPALDDRYHTFGETEAALAAVEAAYPSIAKLVTLGTTGTDALPIYALKISDNVADDEDEPVVLYNGVHHAEEVMGLETCLWMIDELTTGYGVNDTITGWVDDCEIWFIPLLNPDGHSVVTAGVDTTWRKNKRDNNDNGVFDLTYDGVDLNQNYDWNWSQGGSGTPANEYYRGPAPFSEPENRVIRDFCLAEKPVFAVNYHSPRSSDGDCVYYPWYWPGYGFAPDHAVIYNVAAGLASRTKTEAGVSYTAVYGFATSGRARNWQYGAVGTIGFDQEILSNLCQPAGARVDGICRKVARGARYLLDRTRGPGITGRVTDAGTGDPIVAEVKVVELASALLHPRTAEPLYGRYWRMLMPGTYTVQFSSPGYDTQTVSGVVVGAAGLTGVDCALEAWAGVPDHASLSPRITRVAPNPTGQGTAVEFSSPTTGPATVEIRTVGGRAVATLTADRAPGGFGRVLWDGRGADGARVASGVYLARLLTDAGTDEAKVVVTR
- the pgsW gene encoding poly-gamma-glutamate system protein; the protein is MKYQPGKVHVASLAALAAVGVLLLIVAERAKAPAVQPHFAEKSEAAARAERALRVIRAERLAAGLPIDPVNDPAQTGLVGLRFSLITTDRGSPEQKLRALDPNLAAVFVELLRDADVRRGDHVALGMTGSFPLLNACAIIAVETVGAIPVIVSSVGASMWGATDPELTWLDMESVLVRERVISHRSIAASRGGGDDAGRGLSEEGRALVDAAIARNGVTPIVERTLDAAIRRRMEVYAGAVGDDGYRAYINVGGGLASLGSAQVGQLVRPGLTRRLATRHFPRRGVLARMAQRGVPIIHAPGADALIARYGLSGEIAPTAAVGTGAVFYQDRYNTPLAGVLAVLYGFLIFAVVRLDLKHYIFRRPARTEAP
- the pgsC gene encoding poly-gamma-glutamate biosynthesis protein PgsC encodes the protein MIPVAIGIGLLMSLIFSEAFGLAAGGMVVPGYIALALAEPWRVVGTVAAAIVTFLVVRLLGRLMLMYGRRHLVLAILIGFLCGHLTRVIFGRPELPEILSFEAIGYIIPGLLAYWMEKQGAARTLAAMVMAAVLVRLALMVAVGGVPIEVPAW
- the pgsB gene encoding poly-gamma-glutamate synthase PgsB; amino-acid sequence: MLLVAILLAAYVAYGILEYRAHLRNLRAIPIRVHVNGTRGKSSVTRLIAAGLRAGGIRTVAKTTGSAARYIHPDGTEEPIPRAGPPNVREQLEIVRRARQEGARAIVMECMAVMPELQVVCEQRILRSTIGVITNARPDHLDVMGPTVRDVAIALSGTTPAGGVLFTSEHERQAVLAAAARERRAEFREVEPAAFGTDITSGFGHVEHADNIALSLAVCERLGVPRETALSGMRTAAPDVGALTIHRVREAGKEIEFVNGFAANDPESTAAIWRVIVPEGDRSRTVIGVVSMRADRHDRARQYGQMLGSDLKADRFILAGALTHPVLAGARRRGVPDEALIDMAGCSAEQIYAKILEFTEARSLVVGVGNIGGVGGELVGLVKARSRRA